A window of Eikenella corrodens contains these coding sequences:
- the mnmA gene encoding tRNA 2-thiouridine(34) synthase MnmA, whose protein sequence is MPTPQNIIVGLSGGVDSSVTAHLLKQQGQQVRGVFMQNWEDDDNDEYCSIKQDSFDAIAVADIIGIDIDIVNFAAQYKDKVFAYFLQEYQAGRTPNPDVLCNAEIKFKCFLDYAVGQGAEAIATGHYARKEVRNGKHYLLKGLDANKDQSYFLYRLQPFQLERALFPLGHLEKPEVRRIAAEAGLPTAAKKDSTGICFIGERPFREFLQKYLPTREGDMVTPEGQVVGKHVGLMFYTLGQRKGLGIGGAGEPWFVAGKDLAANRLIVVQGHQHPLLFSGSLTMSQLSWTLPENPGEAHGSRPPEGRYTCKTRYRMADAPCQLRYLGDDSAELVFDAPQWAVTPGQSAVLYDGDVCLGGGIIDQAGAGV, encoded by the coding sequence ATGCCTACCCCGCAAAACATCATCGTCGGCCTGTCCGGCGGTGTCGATTCCTCCGTAACCGCCCACCTGCTCAAGCAGCAGGGGCAGCAAGTGCGCGGCGTGTTCATGCAAAACTGGGAAGACGACGACAACGACGAATACTGCAGCATCAAGCAGGATTCCTTCGACGCCATCGCCGTGGCCGACATCATCGGCATCGACATCGACATCGTCAATTTCGCCGCCCAATACAAAGACAAAGTATTCGCCTACTTCCTGCAGGAATACCAAGCAGGCCGCACCCCCAACCCCGACGTGCTATGCAACGCCGAAATCAAATTCAAATGCTTTTTGGATTACGCCGTCGGACAAGGCGCCGAAGCCATTGCCACCGGCCACTACGCCCGCAAAGAAGTGCGCAACGGCAAGCATTATCTGCTCAAAGGCCTGGATGCCAACAAAGACCAAAGCTACTTCCTCTACCGCCTCCAGCCCTTCCAGCTCGAACGCGCCCTCTTCCCGCTCGGCCACTTGGAAAAACCCGAAGTGCGCCGCATCGCCGCCGAAGCCGGCCTGCCCACCGCCGCCAAAAAAGACAGCACCGGCATCTGCTTCATCGGCGAGCGCCCCTTCCGCGAGTTTCTGCAAAAATACCTGCCCACCCGCGAAGGCGATATGGTTACGCCCGAAGGCCAAGTCGTGGGCAAACACGTCGGCCTGATGTTCTACACCCTCGGCCAGCGCAAAGGCTTGGGCATCGGCGGCGCAGGCGAGCCGTGGTTCGTGGCGGGCAAAGATTTGGCCGCCAACCGCCTAATCGTGGTGCAAGGCCACCAACACCCGCTATTATTTTCAGGTAGCCTCACCATGAGCCAATTAAGCTGGACGCTACCTGAAAACCCCGGCGAAGCACACGGCAGCCGCCCGCCCGAAGGCCGCTACACCTGCAAAACCCGCTACCGCATGGCCGATGCGCCCTGCCAACTGCGCTATTTGGGCGACGATTCCGCCGAGCTGGTATTCGACGCGCCGCAATGGGCGGTTACCCCCGGCCAATCCGCCGTGCTGTATGATGGCGACGTCTGCCTGGGCGGCGGCATCATCGACCAAGCCGGCGCAGGCGTTTAA
- a CDS encoding AMP-binding protein, protein MEKIWLQSYQEGVRPEIDVRRYGSICEVFRETAYLYGKRSGFTNFGKVQTYAQTARLAEQFASYLQNVLKLEKGARVAVMLPNLLQYPVAVFGILQAGGIVVNVNPLYTPRELQHQLKDSGATTILVLENFAHTLAEVVAETDVKHIILASVGDLLGFFKGGLMNLIVRHVKKMVPPYELPHFVRFNHALKQGAAHAFRPVPVTLEDTAFLQYTGGTTGVSKGAMLTHGNICANMLQAEEWIQSNLTIEGELVVTALPMYHVFALTVNLMIFTRIGAQNLLITNPRDIKFFIRELKKYRVSVLPAVNTLFNALINHPDFQSIDFSSWKLCLGGGMAVQENVAKQWKALTGQPIVEVYGLTEASPGVCANPLNISDYNGTIGLPISNTEVEIRDDAGNEVPPGEIGELCVKGPQIMQGYWRHPEETAAAMDDRGFLATGDMVKMDEKGFIKLVDRKKDMIVVSGFNVYPNEIEDVVTKHPMVLEAACIGVPSNKTGEALRLFVVKKDPALTREELIAFCRTQLTAYKVPKDIQFRDELPKSNVGKILRRELREEK, encoded by the coding sequence TTGGAAAAAATCTGGCTGCAAAGCTATCAGGAAGGCGTACGCCCCGAAATCGACGTGCGCCGCTACGGCTCAATCTGCGAAGTATTCCGCGAAACCGCCTACCTCTACGGCAAGCGTTCCGGCTTCACCAACTTCGGCAAAGTGCAAACCTATGCCCAAACCGCGCGCCTGGCCGAGCAGTTCGCCTCCTATCTGCAAAACGTGCTCAAGCTGGAAAAAGGCGCGCGCGTGGCCGTGATGCTGCCCAATCTGTTGCAATACCCCGTGGCCGTATTCGGCATTTTGCAGGCCGGCGGCATCGTGGTGAACGTCAACCCGCTCTACACCCCGCGCGAATTGCAACACCAGCTGAAAGACAGCGGCGCCACCACCATTCTGGTGTTGGAAAACTTTGCCCACACGCTGGCCGAAGTGGTGGCCGAAACCGATGTGAAACACATCATCCTCGCCTCGGTGGGCGATTTGCTCGGCTTCTTCAAAGGCGGCCTGATGAACCTGATTGTGCGCCATGTGAAAAAAATGGTGCCGCCTTATGAACTGCCCCATTTCGTGCGCTTCAACCACGCGCTCAAACAAGGCGCGGCGCACGCCTTCCGCCCCGTACCGGTTACGCTGGAAGACACCGCCTTCCTGCAATACACCGGCGGCACCACCGGCGTATCCAAAGGCGCGATGCTCACGCACGGCAACATCTGCGCCAATATGCTGCAGGCCGAAGAGTGGATTCAGTCCAACCTCACCATCGAAGGCGAATTGGTGGTAACCGCGCTGCCGATGTACCACGTGTTCGCGCTCACGGTAAACCTGATGATCTTCACCCGCATCGGTGCGCAAAACCTGCTCATCACCAACCCGCGCGATATTAAATTTTTCATCAGGGAGCTGAAAAAATACCGCGTGAGCGTGCTGCCCGCCGTCAACACCCTGTTCAACGCCCTGATCAACCACCCCGACTTCCAAAGCATAGACTTCTCCAGCTGGAAGCTGTGCCTGGGCGGCGGCATGGCGGTGCAGGAAAACGTGGCCAAACAATGGAAAGCGCTCACCGGCCAGCCGATTGTGGAAGTGTACGGCCTCACCGAAGCCAGCCCCGGCGTGTGCGCCAACCCGCTGAACATCAGCGATTACAACGGCACCATCGGCCTGCCGATTTCCAATACCGAAGTGGAAATTCGCGATGACGCAGGCAACGAAGTGCCGCCGGGCGAAATCGGCGAATTGTGCGTCAAAGGGCCGCAAATCATGCAGGGCTATTGGCGGCACCCCGAAGAAACCGCCGCCGCGATGGATGATCGCGGCTTCCTCGCCACCGGCGATATGGTGAAAATGGACGAAAAAGGCTTCATCAAGCTGGTGGATCGCAAAAAAGACATGATTGTGGTGTCCGGCTTCAATGTTTATCCGAACGAAATAGAAGACGTGGTAACGAAACACCCGATGGTGCTGGAAGCTGCCTGCATCGGCGTGCCCAGCAACAAAACCGGTGAAGCCCTGCGCCTGTTTGTGGTGAAAAAAGACCCCGCGCTCACCCGCGAAGAACTCATCGCCTTCTGCCGCACCCAGCTCACCGCCTATAAAGTGCCGAAAGACATCCAGTTCCGCGACGAGCTGCCCAAATCCAACGTGGGCAAAATCCTGCGCCGCGAACTGCGGGAAGAAAAATAG
- the der gene encoding ribosome biogenesis GTPase Der → MKPTIALVGRPNVGKSTLFNRLTRTKDALVHDLPGLTRDRHYGHGKVGSKPYLVVDTGGFEPVVDSGILHEMARQTLQAIDEADAVIFLVDVRTGLTPQDKIIADRLRQSPRPVYLAVNKGEGGRRDVLAAEFYELALGEPHVISGAHGDGVYYLMEEVLENFPEAEEEQPENKHPVFAVIGRPNVGKSTLVNAILGEERVIAFDMAGTTRDSIHIDFERDGKPFTIIDTAGVRRRGKVEEAVEKFSVIKAMQAVEASNVAVLVLDAQQDIADQDATIAGFALEAGRALVVAVNKWDGISEERRNAIKKDIDRKLHFLDFAKFHFISALKERGIDGLFASIQSAYDAAFIKMPTPKITRVLQSAIERQQPARAGLVRPKMRYAHQGGMNPPVIVIHGNSLQHVADSYTRYLTQTFRKAFNLQGTPLRIQYNISDNPYEDTAEKTKNKPLRRTTLSNRIAKRDEKARSKAKTKKRQVSVKKRQGQS, encoded by the coding sequence ATGAAACCCACCATTGCCCTAGTCGGCCGCCCCAATGTGGGCAAATCCACCCTGTTCAACCGCCTCACGCGCACTAAAGACGCGCTGGTGCACGACCTGCCCGGCCTCACGCGCGACCGCCACTACGGCCACGGCAAAGTCGGCAGCAAGCCCTATCTGGTGGTCGACACCGGCGGCTTTGAGCCTGTGGTGGACAGCGGCATTTTGCACGAAATGGCGCGCCAAACCTTGCAGGCGATAGACGAAGCCGATGCCGTGATTTTCCTGGTGGACGTGCGCACGGGCTTAACGCCGCAGGACAAAATCATCGCCGACCGCCTGCGCCAATCGCCGCGCCCCGTGTATCTGGCCGTGAACAAAGGCGAGGGCGGCCGCCGCGACGTGTTGGCCGCCGAATTTTACGAACTGGCCTTGGGCGAACCGCACGTGATTTCCGGCGCGCACGGCGACGGCGTGTATTATCTGATGGAAGAAGTGCTGGAAAATTTCCCCGAAGCAGAAGAAGAGCAACCGGAAAACAAACATCCCGTGTTCGCCGTTATCGGCCGCCCGAACGTGGGTAAATCCACGCTGGTGAACGCCATTTTGGGCGAAGAGCGCGTGATTGCCTTCGACATGGCGGGCACCACGCGCGACAGCATCCACATCGATTTCGAGCGCGATGGCAAACCCTTCACCATCATCGACACTGCCGGTGTGCGCCGCCGCGGCAAGGTGGAAGAAGCAGTAGAGAAATTCTCCGTCATCAAAGCCATGCAAGCGGTAGAAGCCTCCAACGTGGCCGTATTGGTGCTGGACGCACAGCAAGACATTGCCGACCAAGACGCGACCATCGCAGGCTTTGCGCTGGAAGCCGGGCGCGCACTGGTGGTGGCGGTAAACAAATGGGACGGCATTTCCGAAGAGCGGCGCAACGCGATTAAAAAAGACATCGATCGCAAGCTACACTTCCTCGATTTCGCCAAATTCCACTTCATTTCCGCCCTGAAAGAGCGCGGCATCGACGGCCTGTTTGCCAGCATCCAATCGGCCTACGACGCGGCCTTCATCAAAATGCCCACGCCCAAAATCACCCGCGTGCTGCAATCGGCCATCGAACGCCAGCAACCCGCCCGCGCAGGGCTGGTGCGCCCCAAAATGCGCTATGCCCACCAAGGCGGCATGAACCCGCCCGTAATCGTGATTCACGGCAATTCGCTGCAACACGTGGCCGACAGCTACACCCGCTACCTCACGCAAACCTTCCGCAAAGCCTTCAACTTGCAAGGCACGCCGCTGCGCATCCAATACAATATTTCCGACAACCCCTACGAAGACACGGCGGAAAAAACCAAAAACAAACCCCTGCGCCGCACCACCTTGAGCAACCGCATCGCCAAACGCGATGAAAAAGCCCGCAGCAAAGCCAAAACCAAAAAACGCCAAGTGAGCGTGAAAAAACGGCAAGGCCAGTCTTAA
- a CDS encoding L,D-transpeptidase, producing MKKLALLCLLAAAGTAAANNTPLPDFSPVAAGQHVVINIPQMRLFLYENGQLKNVYPVAVGKNRTRTPLGNYNIGSKAYNPTWTIPASIRRERAASGLPEISSIPPGPSNPLGPVFVRLGPPRLGLGIHGTNAPASVPGIRSHGCVRMHSNNALQFARSVHTGANAAVIYQLASLNADANKHLWLAAYADPYQQRNLNTAALRQSIATWSQANGLTANPARINSVLRSRNGRLVCITCQSANARVQGKLQSVAWQNGAAELSRPQAVEASEPQQTDEILPEGSAVEALTDGAGTETPIPASTRPAPRRRTEPREQPLPATPVQPQEIPLLDTLL from the coding sequence ATGAAGAAACTCGCATTACTTTGCCTTCTGGCCGCTGCCGGCACCGCCGCCGCCAACAACACCCCGCTGCCCGATTTCTCACCCGTGGCCGCAGGCCAGCACGTCGTTATCAATATCCCGCAGATGCGCCTTTTCCTGTATGAAAACGGCCAATTGAAAAACGTTTATCCCGTGGCCGTAGGTAAAAACCGCACCCGCACCCCGCTGGGCAACTACAACATCGGTTCCAAAGCCTACAACCCCACTTGGACCATCCCCGCCAGCATCCGCCGCGAACGCGCCGCCTCCGGCCTGCCCGAAATCAGCAGCATTCCGCCCGGCCCGAGCAACCCGCTGGGCCCGGTATTTGTGCGCTTGGGCCCGCCGCGCTTAGGCTTGGGCATCCACGGCACCAATGCCCCCGCCAGCGTGCCCGGCATCCGCAGCCACGGCTGCGTGCGCATGCACAGCAACAACGCGCTGCAATTCGCCCGCAGCGTGCACACCGGCGCCAACGCCGCCGTAATCTACCAGCTGGCCAGCCTCAATGCCGATGCCAACAAACACCTATGGCTCGCCGCCTATGCCGACCCCTACCAGCAGCGCAACCTGAACACCGCCGCCCTGCGCCAAAGCATCGCCACCTGGTCGCAGGCCAACGGCCTCACCGCCAACCCCGCCCGCATCAACAGCGTTTTGCGCAGCCGTAACGGCCGCCTGGTGTGCATCACCTGCCAAAGCGCCAACGCCCGCGTGCAAGGCAAATTGCAATCCGTGGCCTGGCAAAACGGCGCGGCCGAGCTGAGCCGCCCGCAGGCTGTGGAAGCCTCCGAGCCCCAGCAAACAGACGAAATCCTGCCTGAAGGCAGCGCTGTGGAAGCACTTACCGACGGTGCGGGCACTGAAACCCCGATTCCCGCCAGCACCCGCCCTGCCCCACGCCGTCGCACCGAGCCGCGCGAGCAGCCACTGCCCGCCACGCCCGTGCAGCCGCAGGAAATCCCTTTGTTAGACACCTTGCTATAA